DNA from Campylobacter sp. RM5004:
TCTAGCCAAATTCCTAATTATTTTGATTTAAGACTAGCTTTTAGTTATAGTTGGTAATTTATTTTAATTTTAGGATTTAGTTTAAATTTATCTTTTTTAATAGGCTTTGCTTTACGATTTGCATTTGGTTTTATAAAAGCCTTTCTAACATCGTTTGTAATATTTGTGCCTAAAAAAATTTCTAAAATCTTAGCAAGTTCTCTTGCTTTTAGATTTAAAATATTTACTTTTATATCACAAGCATTGTTATAAAGCGGCATTCTTTTATCGTAAAGTAATTTTGCCTTTTCATCAAATAATGGGCGTTTTGTATCGTTTTTTAGCCTATTTGCGATTTTATAAAAACTAAGGTCTAAAAACACTACAAAACCCATTTTT
Protein-coding regions in this window:
- a CDS encoding shikimate kinase, whose amino-acid sequence is MKNIVLIGFMGCGKSTTARRLSKIIKKEVVDTDYVIKQRTGLEIKEIFAKYGEEYFRNLEQELRDELATKSDLIISCGGGFANLQDLRKMGFVVFLDLSFYKIANRLKNDTKRPLFDEKAKLLYDKRMPLYNNACDIKVNILNLKARELAKILEIFLGTNITNDVRKAFIKPNANRKAKPIKKDKFKLNPKIKINYQL